One Spirochaetales bacterium DNA segment encodes these proteins:
- the tatC gene encoding twin-arginine translocase subunit TatC — protein sequence MKKDINGKRIKQKKDVNQMSFLDHIRELRGRLIVSCIACVVCSIVAFIFFDPIVAILYKPFETIDSSMNNADLYIKSLFEGVIVKFKISIIAGFILSLPVHLYNLLKFIFPGLKKKEKKVIIISLVSSFFLIASSISYTYFQIIPVSVEFLTGSSFIPENTGILLTYSDNIFYILQFLLVSLLMFQVPILLEVLLILNIIRRKSLFRASRIVIIVILVLAAILTPPDVVSQVALAVPLIALYFLTIVIAKIFHFGEGEREIKEKYKPG from the coding sequence ATGAAAAAAGACATCAACGGAAAACGTATAAAACAAAAAAAAGACGTCAATCAGATGAGTTTTCTGGATCATATTCGTGAATTACGCGGACGACTCATCGTATCCTGTATTGCCTGCGTCGTATGTTCGATCGTCGCTTTCATTTTCTTCGATCCCATTGTCGCGATTCTCTATAAACCGTTTGAAACAATAGACTCGTCGATGAATAACGCAGACCTCTACATTAAATCACTCTTCGAAGGGGTCATCGTCAAATTCAAGATTTCGATTATCGCGGGATTCATACTTTCGCTTCCCGTGCACCTCTACAATCTCCTTAAATTCATTTTCCCCGGACTCAAAAAAAAAGAAAAAAAAGTGATAATCATTTCACTCGTATCGAGTTTTTTCCTCATCGCCTCGAGTATCTCATACACATACTTTCAGATAATTCCCGTATCCGTCGAATTTCTCACCGGTTCGAGCTTCATTCCTGAAAACACGGGAATACTCCTTACCTACAGCGACAATATATTCTACATTCTGCAATTCCTTCTCGTCTCCCTCCTCATGTTCCAGGTCCCCATTCTTCTTGAAGTGCTTTTAATCTTGAATATTATCCGTCGAAAATCATTATTCCGCGCGAGCAGAATTGTTATCATTGTCATTCTTGTTTTGGCAGCCATTCTCACGCCACCGGATGTCGTCTCACAAGTTGCCCTGGCCGTTCCCCTTATCGCGCTTTATTTTCTCACTATTGTTATTGCAAAAATATTCCATTTCGGCGAAGGTGAGCGTGAAATTAAGGAAAAATATAAACCAGGCTGA
- a CDS encoding prepilin-type N-terminal cleavage/methylation domain-containing protein, with amino-acid sequence MKHTTGLPAKNKEDGFTFIEILVSVVILSVLGFSIWTGFIGVMNLIGSVPEATEKAQKLLALDSYLMQVCGAIKIPFWMPEAEIEEESDKVILPFYDGKKENMLSIEYKDKYIIITTSIIEEEETDEDEESGETYIPTFKAGPYDEVTFEIVSTKEEGLIGLDVSILETYDEYEPVKIFVRFGSYPFWKED; translated from the coding sequence TTGAAACATACAACCGGCTTACCGGCGAAGAATAAGGAAGACGGGTTTACATTTATAGAGATTCTCGTTTCGGTGGTCATTTTAAGTGTCTTGGGGTTTTCAATCTGGACGGGTTTTATCGGGGTAATGAATCTCATCGGAAGCGTCCCCGAAGCAACGGAAAAAGCCCAGAAACTCCTTGCCCTCGACTCCTATCTTATGCAGGTCTGCGGTGCAATAAAAATTCCTTTCTGGATGCCGGAAGCTGAGATTGAAGAGGAAAGCGACAAAGTCATCCTCCCCTTTTACGACGGGAAGAAAGAGAACATGCTCTCGATCGAGTATAAAGACAAATATATCATCATCACGACCTCGATTATCGAAGAAGAAGAGACGGATGAAGACGAAGAATCGGGAGAAACCTACATTCCGACATTCAAGGCAGGTCCTTATGACGAAGTGACATTTGAAATCGTCTCCACAAAGGAAGAGGGGCTTATCGGATTGGATGTATCGATTCTGGAAACATATGACGAATACGAACCGGTGAAAATCTTTGTTAGGTTCGGGAGTTATCCTTTCTGGAAGGAGGACTGA
- a CDS encoding type II secretion system protein GspG, whose product MNGHIKKNKKRPGVFERLRKHVTSLTKRHPETGTTFVEILVTISIIAILMTTIAIAIIPWIVEAQKTTAKQHIGTFKVALQMYLAQNRSYPDQSEGLDSLKPYIQDGKIPKDPWGHEYIYMVPGPDGVDYGIQSYGPDGAEGGDDDITSWGLEANEEDDEP is encoded by the coding sequence ATGAACGGGCATATCAAAAAAAATAAAAAAAGACCGGGGGTTTTCGAAAGATTGCGAAAACACGTCACATCCCTGACAAAGCGGCATCCTGAAACGGGAACAACCTTTGTGGAAATCCTTGTCACGATCTCGATTATCGCGATCCTCATGACAACGATCGCGATCGCGATCATACCGTGGATTGTCGAAGCTCAAAAAACGACGGCAAAACAGCATATCGGGACCTTCAAGGTGGCTCTGCAAATGTACCTCGCACAGAACAGGAGTTATCCCGATCAAAGCGAAGGGCTGGATTCACTGAAACCATATATCCAGGACGGTAAAATTCCAAAAGACCCGTGGGGTCACGAATATATCTATATGGTTCCGGGTCCGGATGGTGTCGATTACGGAATTCAATCCTACGGACCTGACGGTGCCGAAGGCGGTGATGACGATATTACCTCCTGGGGATTGGAAGCAAATGAAGAAGATGATGAACCGTAA
- a CDS encoding type II secretion system F family protein: MPLYHCKIADNTGKTMEMTKEAPNEDVLILEFLQNNFAPIKIREVKSEDEKAATGKRFSQNSILEFTQTLSLLLTSGLSLKDALEVNKTIFTKGPVNKLTNTLIEQIKKGDSFHQAIDKFRGSFPPLYRGLVKIGDKIGTLDNIFERLAGYLRESKQIRDKLTGALSYPLMTLGFAIFGVIGMAIFIFPRIKDIFATLHTGVNEQIQSTMAFVNVFFTFGAVFLVVFIALIVAVLIIRKSSGPLRDQLDKVLLKLPVIGNIIYIRESLNFLFAMETLTSSGFAVEDALPEAGKVLSNRALASGIRLIRDKIIKGEHLSKAFLEDPYFDERIGRWVSIGERSGKVEVVFGQLRQYYQDELEKWSTGFMAVVEPALIIFVGLIILFLIMTFFVPIFSIYQGFGT, encoded by the coding sequence ATGCCGTTATATCATTGCAAGATTGCAGACAATACGGGGAAAACCATGGAGATGACAAAAGAGGCCCCGAACGAGGATGTCCTTATCCTCGAGTTTCTCCAGAACAATTTCGCGCCGATAAAAATCCGGGAAGTGAAATCGGAAGACGAAAAAGCGGCCACGGGAAAGCGCTTTTCGCAAAACTCGATTCTGGAGTTTACCCAGACCCTCTCCCTCCTCCTTACCTCGGGGCTGTCCCTGAAGGACGCCCTCGAAGTGAACAAGACGATTTTCACCAAGGGTCCGGTGAACAAGCTGACCAATACCCTTATCGAGCAGATCAAAAAGGGGGATTCCTTTCACCAGGCGATCGACAAGTTCAGGGGAAGTTTTCCGCCCCTTTACCGGGGGCTCGTCAAGATCGGGGACAAGATCGGGACACTCGACAATATATTCGAGCGCCTCGCGGGCTATCTGCGGGAAAGCAAGCAGATCCGGGACAAACTGACGGGAGCCCTCTCCTACCCGCTCATGACATTGGGTTTTGCGATTTTTGGGGTAATCGGGATGGCGATTTTCATCTTTCCCCGTATCAAGGACATCTTCGCGACCCTTCATACGGGAGTGAACGAACAGATCCAGTCGACGATGGCCTTTGTGAACGTCTTTTTTACCTTCGGGGCGGTCTTTCTGGTCGTGTTTATCGCGTTGATCGTCGCGGTACTGATTATCCGTAAAAGTTCCGGCCCCCTCCGCGACCAGCTCGACAAGGTGTTATTGAAACTTCCCGTGATCGGGAATATTATATACATAAGGGAAAGTTTGAATTTTCTCTTTGCCATGGAAACACTCACGTCGAGCGGATTTGCCGTGGAAGATGCCCTCCCGGAAGCGGGAAAGGTGCTCAGCAACCGGGCACTCGCCTCCGGCATCAGGCTGATACGGGACAAGATCATCAAGGGGGAACATCTTTCAAAGGCATTTTTGGAAGATCCTTACTTTGACGAGCGGATCGGACGGTGGGTGTCTATCGGGGAACGTTCGGGAAAAGTCGAGGTCGTGTTCGGACAACTCAGGCAGTACTACCAGGATGAGCTCGAGAAATGGTCGACCGGCTTTATGGCGGTCGTCGAGCCGGCGCTGATCATTTTTGTCGGGCTGATCATCCTCTTTCTGATCATGACCTTTTTTGTTCCGATTTTCTCGATCTACCAGGGTTTTGGAACATAA
- a CDS encoding type II/IV secretion system protein, whose protein sequence is MEIIDDFLHDLPMVQVSLSDFKPLPDGEKQYPLEYIEANHVIRLKEDDDMVFVGLVDTKNYTLLENLKNFHKKRIIFCALDKNEFSAYLSERLAATGVDEGIADKPENEKILLDKLANDAPIVMLVNSIMIEAIRKGSSDIHIEGFDDEVYVRYRIDGHLKTVSRIDKDRFPAVASRLKIMANLNIMEKRLPQDGRISVHLGDDEIDLRVSIIPIANGESIVLRLFNKKRTLLKLDETGMTESQLLEFRKKCLTPNGLMLVTGPTGSGKTTTLSAVLQELNSEHVKIITIEDPIEYVTKGINQIQTNERIGLTFDSILRRVLRQDPNIVMVGEIRDTDTAELSIRAALTGHLVFSTLHTNDSVSVITRLKNMGIEPYLLAAVLRGSLAQRLVRKICPECRETITPSPAEQELLARYGISKKKKIYQGKGCDACNGTGYKGRIGVFEYFSVNPEVEEMIIKGMKDSLIKEYLVGNGMKTLLADGIDKIINGVTTISEVERAVAG, encoded by the coding sequence ATGGAAATTATCGATGATTTTCTTCACGATCTTCCGATGGTTCAGGTCTCGCTCTCCGATTTCAAACCGCTGCCCGACGGTGAAAAACAGTATCCGCTCGAATACATCGAAGCGAATCATGTCATCCGCCTGAAGGAAGACGACGACATGGTCTTCGTCGGCCTGGTCGACACAAAAAACTATACCCTTCTCGAAAACCTGAAAAACTTTCACAAGAAACGCATTATCTTTTGTGCGCTCGATAAAAACGAGTTTTCCGCGTATTTGAGCGAACGTCTTGCTGCGACCGGGGTCGATGAGGGGATCGCGGACAAACCGGAAAACGAAAAAATACTGCTCGACAAACTGGCAAACGACGCGCCGATCGTCATGCTCGTCAACAGCATCATGATCGAGGCGATCAGGAAGGGCTCGTCGGACATCCATATCGAGGGGTTCGACGACGAGGTGTACGTCCGTTACAGAATCGACGGCCACCTAAAAACCGTATCGAGAATCGACAAGGACCGCTTCCCCGCCGTCGCTTCCCGTCTCAAGATTATGGCGAACCTCAACATCATGGAAAAACGGCTTCCCCAGGACGGGCGTATTTCGGTTCACCTCGGCGACGACGAAATCGACCTCCGTGTCTCGATCATCCCGATCGCCAACGGGGAATCGATCGTCTTGAGGCTCTTCAACAAAAAGCGGACCCTTCTGAAACTCGATGAAACCGGAATGACGGAAAGTCAGCTTTTGGAGTTCAGGAAAAAATGCCTGACCCCGAACGGGCTTATGCTGGTCACCGGACCCACGGGAAGCGGAAAAACGACGACCTTGAGCGCCGTGCTACAGGAACTCAATTCCGAACACGTGAAGATCATCACGATCGAGGATCCGATCGAATACGTGACAAAAGGGATCAACCAGATCCAGACAAACGAGCGTATCGGGCTTACCTTCGACTCGATTCTCCGGCGGGTACTCCGTCAGGACCCGAACATCGTCATGGTCGGTGAGATCAGGGACACGGACACTGCGGAACTCTCTATCCGTGCCGCTTTGACCGGCCACCTTGTTTTCTCCACGCTTCATACCAACGATTCGGTCTCCGTTATCACCCGTCTCAAAAACATGGGAATCGAGCCCTATCTCCTTGCTGCGGTCCTCCGCGGCTCCCTTGCCCAGCGTCTCGTGAGAAAGATCTGTCCCGAATGCAGGGAGACGATTACCCCTTCACCCGCGGAACAGGAACTCCTCGCGCGCTACGGTATCTCGAAGAAGAAAAAAATCTATCAGGGGAAGGGGTGCGACGCCTGTAACGGGACGGGCTACAAGGGGAGGATCGGCGTTTTTGAATATTTTTCAGTCAACCCCGAAGTCGAGGAAATGATCATCAAGGGCATGAAGGATTCGCTGATCAAGGAATACCTCGTCGGCAACGGGATGAAAACCCTGCTTGCCGATGGTATCGACAAGATCATCAACGGGGTGACGACAATATCGGAAGTAGAAAGGGCGGTTGCAGGCTGA
- a CDS encoding prepilin peptidase yields the protein MTTRWLELFILIGFLIPIVLHDIREKKIPDIYIIPGFCLLLLTRFLFRCDFSFWFLLDIAIGFLFIWILWFVTGGKIGLGDAKLSGMIALVLGAAGWFFALFIASFSGLVTGMILLRMKKIKKEEGIPFAPFLAAGGVVSFVLKDLDVFKDLSVFKDLPVLNDIFAGLYNG from the coding sequence ATGACAACACGATGGCTAGAATTGTTTATCCTGATCGGTTTTCTCATTCCCATCGTTTTGCACGACATAAGAGAAAAAAAAATTCCCGATATCTATATTATTCCGGGGTTTTGCCTTCTCCTTCTTACACGGTTTCTATTCCGGTGTGATTTTTCTTTCTGGTTTCTTCTTGATATCGCGATCGGTTTTTTATTCATCTGGATACTCTGGTTTGTCACCGGCGGGAAAATCGGCCTGGGTGACGCGAAGCTTTCCGGTATGATTGCGCTGGTTCTTGGCGCCGCCGGTTGGTTTTTCGCGCTTTTCATTGCCTCGTTTTCCGGTCTTGTGACCGGTATGATATTATTACGCATGAAAAAAATAAAAAAGGAAGAGGGAATACCCTTTGCACCGTTTCTTGCTGCCGGGGGGGTTGTCTCTTTCGTTTTAAAAGACCTTGATGTCTTCAAAGACCTGTCGGTTTTCAAAGACCTTCCGGTCCTGAACGACATTTTCGCGGGTCTTTATAATGGATAA
- the def gene encoding peptide deformylase — protein MSAIITLGDERLKKPSVSVSEFDEEIRNLIDDMFEIMAKGKGIGLASVQIGLMRRLFVCHIPRDVPRIFINPEIIETSMEQIDYEEGCLSIPGINSDVIRPMYIKIQAWNEKGRPFTIEAEGLLARVIQHELDHVNGILFIDRLEKEKKEKLIKEYWKKAGV, from the coding sequence ATGTCTGCGATTATTACATTAGGAGATGAACGGCTTAAAAAACCTTCAGTGTCTGTTTCGGAATTTGATGAAGAAATACGCAACCTCATAGACGATATGTTTGAAATAATGGCAAAGGGAAAGGGTATAGGCCTGGCGTCCGTCCAGATCGGGCTGATGAGGCGCCTGTTTGTCTGTCATATTCCGCGTGATGTGCCGCGGATTTTCATTAATCCCGAGATTATTGAAACATCGATGGAGCAGATCGACTATGAAGAGGGATGCCTGAGTATTCCGGGTATTAATTCCGATGTGATTCGTCCGATGTATATCAAAATACAGGCGTGGAACGAAAAAGGACGGCCGTTTACCATAGAGGCGGAAGGACTTCTTGCACGCGTGATTCAACACGAACTCGATCATGTGAACGGTATTTTATTTATCGATCGGCTTGAAAAAGAAAAAAAGGAAAAGCTGATAAAAGAATATTGGAAGAAAGCCGGAGTCTGA
- the fmt gene encoding methionyl-tRNA formyltransferase, which produces MRIFFAGTPQFSVPSLERLTSSGHTVCGVLTAPDKMAGRGNTVVSSPVKRFGLSKGLTVLTPMKLDEDFIESVRTLKPDILVVAAYGKIFKKEFLDVFPKGGINLHPSLLPRHRGPAPIPATIIAGDPTGGITVQKIALKMDSGDIFLQKEVPLEGTETAMELEGLFSQKGSRMLISVIDEIEAGTASSYVQDSEKATYCGLIKKEDGRVSWEEPASLIERKIRAYFPWPLAFTTFHGQHLVITRANIVHREEGKERMKPGYILGWDKNAGILVQTGKGILGLLRLQLQSKKEMDFLSFLNGHRDMVNDYLGEADV; this is translated from the coding sequence ATGCGGATATTTTTCGCGGGAACACCTCAATTTTCCGTCCCTTCGCTCGAGAGATTAACCAGCTCAGGACATACCGTCTGCGGGGTGCTGACCGCGCCGGATAAAATGGCGGGCAGGGGGAACACCGTCGTTTCTTCACCGGTAAAAAGGTTCGGGCTTTCAAAAGGACTTACCGTCTTGACTCCGATGAAACTCGATGAGGATTTTATCGAGAGTGTCCGTACCCTCAAGCCGGATATACTGGTCGTTGCCGCCTATGGAAAAATTTTCAAAAAGGAGTTTCTCGATGTTTTCCCCAAAGGGGGTATCAATCTACATCCGTCACTCCTCCCCCGGCACCGGGGACCCGCGCCGATACCGGCGACGATTATCGCGGGAGATCCCACGGGCGGAATCACCGTTCAGAAGATCGCCCTGAAAATGGACAGCGGCGATATTTTCCTTCAGAAGGAGGTGCCGCTTGAGGGAACCGAAACGGCCATGGAGCTTGAAGGTCTTTTTTCACAAAAAGGCTCGCGGATGCTTATTTCCGTTATCGATGAAATCGAAGCCGGGACAGCCTCCTCATATGTTCAGGACTCAGAAAAAGCCACCTACTGCGGGCTTATAAAAAAGGAAGACGGCAGAGTTTCATGGGAGGAACCCGCGTCTCTCATCGAACGAAAGATACGCGCTTATTTTCCATGGCCGCTGGCCTTTACAACTTTTCACGGACAGCATCTTGTCATAACCCGCGCAAATATTGTACATAGAGAAGAGGGGAAAGAACGGATGAAACCGGGTTATATCCTGGGCTGGGATAAAAATGCGGGCATCCTCGTACAAACCGGGAAGGGAATCCTCGGTTTGTTAAGATTGCAGCTGCAATCGAAGAAAGAAATGGATTTTCTTTCGTTTCTCAATGGCCATCGGGATATGGTAAACGATTATCTTGGAGAAGCAGATGTATAG
- a CDS encoding PASTA domain-containing protein — protein sequence MYRILEKIKQILPNQRDDQETKFFKLTVFLIIGLFFIMVFMSVIIFFANLRGNENVSVPNVTSSENDKVDLIDAIARLQDKGLNVRIQEKHTSEYSRGIVIGQNYKPGKNVKIGRTVTLVVSKGPVIKQIEDYTGKTLGWLRYELLQAFASDEMALLQIREPVMYVYDEATNGTILEQNPKEGTPLYENRVTYIDLVVSKGPKGQEVIAEKYIGKRYQDAIKLLAGRNIPFLFEIEKERNEYKEGIVATQNPEPDKEIPLMVPMRLTVNEITALEDDEVFDIFNYIIDDYPVPVTVKVIARYMGEEMELLSIKHDGGKISFPYRLKSGTEIIVYILDKEVNKYLVEKEGLTELEESGDEYIISD from the coding sequence ATGTATAGAATTCTGGAAAAAATTAAACAAATCCTGCCCAATCAGCGGGATGATCAGGAAACAAAGTTTTTCAAGCTGACGGTTTTTCTCATTATCGGTCTTTTTTTTATTATGGTTTTTATGAGTGTCATCATTTTTTTTGCCAACCTGAGGGGGAACGAAAATGTCTCTGTCCCGAATGTCACCTCCTCGGAAAACGATAAAGTGGATCTCATCGATGCGATCGCCCGGCTTCAGGATAAAGGATTAAATGTGCGAATACAGGAAAAGCATACATCCGAATACAGCCGCGGGATCGTTATCGGGCAAAATTACAAGCCGGGGAAAAACGTGAAAATCGGCAGAACAGTCACCCTTGTCGTCAGCAAGGGACCCGTTATCAAACAGATTGAAGACTACACGGGAAAAACTCTGGGCTGGCTGAGGTATGAATTGCTGCAGGCATTCGCTTCGGATGAAATGGCGCTGCTTCAAATAAGGGAACCCGTTATGTATGTGTACGATGAGGCCACGAACGGAACCATTCTCGAACAGAATCCGAAAGAGGGAACACCCCTTTATGAGAACAGGGTCACCTATATCGATCTGGTCGTCAGCAAGGGTCCGAAGGGGCAGGAAGTGATTGCCGAAAAGTATATCGGAAAGCGGTATCAGGATGCCATAAAGCTGCTGGCGGGCAGGAATATACCCTTTTTGTTTGAAATAGAAAAGGAAAGGAACGAATATAAGGAAGGAATCGTCGCCACCCAGAATCCGGAGCCCGATAAGGAAATACCGCTGATGGTACCGATGCGATTAACGGTAAATGAAATCACGGCACTCGAAGATGATGAAGTGTTTGATATTTTCAATTACATAATCGACGATTATCCTGTGCCGGTGACCGTCAAGGTGATCGCGCGGTACATGGGCGAAGAAATGGAACTCCTTTCGATAAAACACGACGGGGGGAAGATATCCTTTCCGTATCGATTAAAATCAGGTACTGAAATCATCGTCTATATCCTTGACAAGGAAGTGAACAAATATCTTGTTGAAAAAGAAGGATTGACGGAACTCGAGGAGAGCGGCGATGAATATATCATTTCCGATTGA
- a CDS encoding DUF3276 family protein gives MGLRGEIYSERASSGKRTYFFNVKENRHGDVFLNIVESKKNTNNDFERYSLIVFEEDLDVFLEGFKKAVKFIRER, from the coding sequence ATGGGACTCAGGGGAGAGATTTATTCGGAGAGAGCAAGTTCAGGGAAAAGGACGTATTTTTTTAATGTCAAGGAAAACCGTCACGGAGATGTTTTCCTCAATATCGTCGAGAGCAAAAAAAATACAAATAACGATTTTGAGCGGTATTCTCTTATCGTCTTTGAGGAAGATCTCGATGTCTTTCTTGAAGGATTTAAAAAAGCAGTCAAGTTTATTCGGGAGCGTTGA
- a CDS encoding ribonuclease HII, with product MKYVCGIDEAGRGPIAGPVTAGAVILPHGFPVEILDDSKKILPEKRKEVFLIIRERAIAWTTGWVWPFEIDRLNIHRSVLLAMKRAIDRLPVVPERILVDGLFTPVCGYPCEAIKKGDTVIPEIMAASIVAKTLRDRWMERYSRIESVYEFEKHKGYPTKRHRLMVKIHGLSPIHRRSFAINAPE from the coding sequence ATGAAGTACGTATGCGGTATCGATGAGGCCGGAAGGGGACCGATTGCAGGACCGGTGACCGCCGGGGCGGTGATCCTGCCTCACGGATTTCCTGTTGAAATCCTCGACGATTCCAAAAAAATCCTTCCGGAAAAAAGAAAAGAGGTTTTTCTCATCATCCGCGAACGGGCAATCGCATGGACAACAGGCTGGGTATGGCCTTTTGAGATCGACCGGCTCAATATTCACAGATCAGTCCTTCTTGCAATGAAAAGGGCGATCGACCGCCTTCCGGTCGTCCCTGAAAGGATTCTGGTCGATGGTCTGTTCACGCCGGTGTGCGGGTATCCCTGTGAAGCAATAAAAAAAGGCGATACCGTTATCCCGGAAATAATGGCCGCATCAATCGTGGCAAAAACCCTCAGGGACAGATGGATGGAACGGTATTCACGTATCGAATCAGTCTATGAGTTTGAAAAACATAAGGGATATCCGACAAAACGGCATCGCCTCATGGTGAAAATCCATGGATTGTCACCGATACACCGCAGGAGTTTTGCCATCAACGCTCCCGAATAA